In one Dreissena polymorpha isolate Duluth1 chromosome 7, UMN_Dpol_1.0, whole genome shotgun sequence genomic region, the following are encoded:
- the LOC127838999 gene encoding RING finger domain and kelch repeat-containing protein DDB_G0271372-like, producing the protein MASNFEASISKGSDLIYDYSCDICEENEINKQADMYCEKCSKCYCSSCVQHHNQLFKKHTVFGREDLTKWPVTKATDDPIELCREHKGRKMEVFCEDHNELLCTVCHLQNHKPCHHVILIADKVKGLRQKGDFQQLSANLDLLQEQFVEKKTDFVGYMQSSEKTFKQILEEINASRKNINNYFDQMEKNTTQELHLMKTSVQHNVKTCNEFIGNTKSVLEEWVKVKDKSDTSSLLMYNHGLKHCFKARAALIEMPTNVDVTFTYMPEPIIERSLSALAMLQNIHRDIQESQTENETNPEETQVSAPSSQPVTESQLSVITQPSQVLESELCLTGKTDMARNSAYENIQISDFGTRLQDKSIPSQITRQNYENMEGKLSKPNQDITVKSNQQYIVKMTDDSFPCSITSICEVASGKLVIADMANKKIKLLDRAYRVVSQLGVNGSPRSICGVDSNLVAVALGNHECLFIKLTNSSLVQDRTLRLEHQCMSIALQQGYLYITSQSNLYHYTVEGRRLSKMYEDTSGTSTSIYCTVSPDGDRIYVANKIKNTLVTLSSDGTVISTLTDPALDWRPISVPPGLHVTEMGQVLVCGGLSHTVLMVDRDGRHRLAEVVTEKDDVRKPTAVFFSSLTDTLIVGMAESHKILVFKTT; encoded by the exons TGTTATTGTAGCAGCTGTGTGCAACACCACAATCAGCTCTTTAAAAAGCACACTGTATTTGGGAGAGAAGATCTGACCAAGTGGCCAGTTACCAAGGCCACAGATGATCCAATAGAATTGTGTAGGGAGCACAAGGGAAGAAAAATGGAAGTGTTCTGCGAGGATCACAATGAGTTGCTGTGCACAGTCTGTCATCTACAGAATCACAA GCCATGTCATCACGTGATACTCATTGCTGATAAAGTGAAAGGCCTTCGCCAGAAAGGAGATTTTCAACAACTTTCAGCAAATCTTGATTTATTACAAGAACAATTTGTGGAGAAGAAAACTGACTTTGTGGGCTATATGCAGTCTTCTGAGAAAACATTCAAGCAAATTCTGGAAGAAATAAATGCTTCGCGGAAGAACATCAATAATTATTTCGATCAAATGGAGAAAAATACCACCCAGGAGTTACATTTAATGAAGACATCTGTCCAGCATAATGTCAAAACATGCAACGAGTTTATTGGAAACACAAAATCTGTACTAGAAGAATGGGTGAAAGTAAAAGACAAAAGTGACACTTCTTCTTTATTAATGTACAATCATGGCCTTAAGCATTGTTTTAAGGCAAGAGCAGCTTTAATTGAAATGCCAACGAACGTTGACGTGACATTCACTTATATGCCAGAACCAATCATAGAAAGAAGTCTGTCTGCTCTCGcaatgttacaaaatatacacagaGACATACAGGAATCGcaaactgaaaatgaaacaaatccTGAAGAAACCCAAGTATCGGCTCCATCTAGCCAACCTGTTACTGAAAGCCAGTTAAGTGTAATAACCCAGCCAAGCCAGGTATTGGAGTCAGAATTATGTTTGACAGGCAAAACAGATATGGCAAGAAATTCAGCCTATGAGAACATTCAAATATCCGATTTTGGAACCAGATTGCAAGACAAGTCTATCCCATCACAAATAACCcgtcaaaattatgaaaatatggaAGGTAAGCTTTCCAAACCAAATCAAGACATCACAGTGAAAAGTAATCAACAGTATATAGTTAAAATGACTGATGACTCCTTCCCTTGCAGTATAACCAGCATTTGTGAGGTAGCTTCCGGAAAACTTGTCATCGCAGACATGGCTAACAAGAAAATTAAATTGCTGGATAGGGCGTACAGGGTGGTATCCCAACTTGGCGTGAATGGTTCACCAAGGTCAATATGTGGCGTTGACTCTAATCTAGTGGCTGTTGCTTTAGGAAATCATGAATGTTTGTTCATCAAACTCACCAATAGCAGTTTGGTACAAGACAGGACATTAAGACTCGAACACCAGTGTATGAGTATTGCCCTTCAACAAGGTTACCTGTATATAACATCCCAATCAAACCTTTACCACTACACTGTGGAAGGAAGACGTTTGAGCAAGATGTATGAGGATACATCCGGGACTTCGACAT CCATATACTGTACAGTCAGTCCAGATGGAGACAGGATATATGTTGCCAACAAGATCAAAAACACGTTAGTCACCCTGTCCAGCGATGGCACAGTGATCTCCACACTGACTGACCCGGCGTTGGACTGGAGACCCATAAGTGTGCCACCAGGCCTCCATGTGACAGAGATGGGACAAGTCCTGGTGTGTGGAGGTTTGTCTCACACAGTTCTCATGGTAGACAGAGATGGGAGACATAGACTAGCAGAGGTGGTTACCGAGAAAGATGATGTGAGGAAGCCAACTGCAGTTTTCTTCAGTTCACTTACAGACACACTTATCGTAGGGATGGCAGAAAGTCACAAAATACTGGTGTTCAAGACCACGTAA